GCCCAACAGTGTGATTAacctttactttttcttttttaaccagATCTTATTTGGCATTCATTCAAATTAAACGTTAGAATAATTACACAATGATGCAGATACAGAGCTTGATATAAAGAAAATTAGCGCCCAGATTCAGCTTTTAAATGTAGGTTTAAACATGCTATTTTCCTTACATTGTGCTTGCTGTATAAAGATAATAACACTAACATGTTGCATTATTTCATTTATGAGGATGGCTGTAAACAGGAACAAAGCAGAATTGTAATACATAATCGATATGGGAGATTCCATTTAAATACATATGGGAGATTACATTTCACTTATATTTCTGCATATGAAACAGAGTTCAATGTAGCAGGTAAGACTATAGTTTCAAAGGGCTTTGGTTCAGTTCAGTTGCAATGAATTACATGTGAAAAGCCTCTTCAGGGTAAACATTCAATGAGGTGCAAACAGCACATGAAAGGTCACCTTCAAAACTACAGTAATGGTATCATTTTCACACCTGGTCTAGCTGGAATTCACTTGAAAACCTCTCAGCCAAGTCTCCTAGTACATGTGTAAATTGGCTTCCATGCCTGAAAAGTAAGAAACAGATAAAGTTTCCTCCCGGTTGCCTCCCTGTGTTTGGAGTTGTTAGTTGCTTGTTTAGTAACCAGCTCAATACAACAATGTAACTGCTTCTATTTACAGACAAGTCATAGTTTTCTATAGATGTTTCTGTTTTTACCCTtttttgctatgtttattaactattccagcaaatAAATGTCTCTTAAAGCACTCCACAATGCTTACTGTAGGGCAGTGACGTGGGGAAGCCTATTAGTGTTAGGGTCCTCACTGGAAAAATATCTCCTCTAGctatcactattttttttttctcattacaatattacttttgttttacaagacattcaaattcaatattcAAATAAAGAAGTTTACACTGTATTTAGTCATTATatgttcatttatctacacatactaccccacaacttccaagtgaaaaaaatattctagaaatttgtagaaaatgaattaaaaataaaaactgaaatcccatttgaagtatacaaaagaacactcagaagattctgtagccatgtggcaaaaagttttgtggtctgacgaaactaaaatggaactttatacatacatgtatagaactgtatatatacagaACATTTGCAAGAATTAAccgcaaaaacacaaacaaaacaaatagagcGTACACTTactctgtttgaaaatgtttccagTTTTCTTGGATGAATTCCCATGCTAATGATTGACCAATGTCATTTTCTATCACATAGCTCAATAAAGATCCTGTATATCGCCTCTGGACTAATGAGCTGTCCAATGAATACTGTAGGTACCTTCAAGAATAAAGTTGAAATTTAAATAAAGGTTGTGACAATGGTAAGATGAGAAATATACTCTCTATTATAGAACATGCAGGTCCACCTGCCATATTGACAGCAGGCTCATCCTTAATCAGTTCTGAACTGTGCTGAATAACCCAGTCATTTTGATTTGTAATGTTTTCTGAGTGCTCTACGTTAACTGACTCCCTGTGCACTGGACTCACTCAGGGGTGCTCCAGGCAAACAGTTCTTTCACCAAACAGTGTAATAAGTCATGATTTTGCCCAGTTGTGAAACAGCATTAGAATGAGGAATTTGACCTGTTCAAAAGCCATGGTTCTCTACTGCAGCTCAAGGCAAAGAGTAAATGTTGATCTTGTCCTGTGCCGTTCTGACTCTGAAACATCTCCCAAGCAAACTCCCATTCCTTAACACCCCCAGAGGCAATTCCATAACAATAAATATCATATCTTAAATATGATgggattctgaaaaaaaagaaagaaaaaagcactagatttgggttgtaaaaaaaaatggtaccatAATTTCATACTCAAATGTCATATTCTAAAATGCGTATCATGTATACAGAGTTCtttttgcaacaacaaaacagtgttgttttttccaTGCAGTACATTAATGGAAAACAGTCACAGAAAAAAGGTACCATTTATCGTTTGTATCGCCAAATCCAGCTGTgacataaatacagtaattaacaGTTTTTCATGACATATCCTCTATTTATATTGAAACTACAGTAGGTCACCCATAAGCACTGGAAGCTACATGGAATtgtttacaaacattttttaGTTCTGGTTGCAGTTCATTGCCTTGATCTTACACTaactagaaacaaaataaatatttattttctcataaATTATTGTTGGTTTGTGTTATATGACTACAAGATTTTAGCAGCTTTTCATTTTAGATCCCACTTCTGAAgtacagtaattttttttactaggacaaaaaaaaatcatcaccTTGAGTAAAATGGCAGTATTTTCGACATGATACAGTACTAAGTGGAACCTGAACAATCTGCCACTGGGATCGACCCTGGTAGCGATTTTAAATAGGACTTTACTTTCATCAGCAGCAGACTGACATCAAATCAATTTCCATTGGAATTCTCTGAGCCCCAGTTAAGCTGGCGGGCAGGCAGAACTCCATCTCTCCAACTCGCGATGATGGTGGAAGTTATCTAATGAGCATTTAATGCACTGGAGCAGGTTTTAAATCTCAagactgcagaaaaaaacatatgttgGCTAAACTGTGAATATATTATAATGTCAGGAAAATATTGGAGGTTGGTgaattcataaataataataatattgatacaGGCTATGCAATTTGTAAATGACTGAATTATAAACTATCAACTGTACTGCATATGCAAGTTTACAAACAAACGTGCACAATGTAAGCAGCTGATAAAACCATACAAGAAAACAACTTGGGTACTTTTTCAGCTACTCACAGCAATAAGTATCTCATAGACTTTCCATCTTTGCTGTCTAAAAATCATACTTACTTGTTTTCAGTAGAATTGCTCATCCATCTTGCATAAAGTGAAGCTGCTAACTGTAGACATTCTTTAAGACCCAGCCAGCATGCTGTTTTCACTGATCTGTGCACTGATAACCTTCAAGGGAAGAAATGATACAAactgtgcaaaaaacaaacaaacaaacacacacacacatacacacacacatacactacacaATGTATTTTGAGCAAAGCAATATCTACCTTCAACTTTATTGGTTTAGTTGAAATTCAGAGTTTTAATGCTTTGAGCAGTCAACTCAACAACCAATAAACCTCCCCATTTTGCAttgataacccccccccccccaaaaaaaaaacagtattgcacCATCTATTATGCTGAAGCCTGTGCATTGAAATTGTCAGTTAACTAGAACACTACTTGGAACCACATGACTTTAAATCtgttagaccccgttcacactactgaGCTGGCCCAGGGCCAccgcatatttaggtctgcaaccccgttcacatcTGCGGTTTAAGGAGcctttgctcttttttttttctgcagcacagtagcaattttatgttatatatttaaaaacaactatatatatatatatatatatatatatatatatatatatatatataattgactattttgacaatgtgtgacggaaagatgagttctggtgatgaatcttcctcccgacctgtgagggcgctaaagaacgggaggagaagtatctggaagggctggcctgacagttcgtttccgggtcagggaagtgggtcagcctggagggaagcgcgactctgttgtaagaccgtattgatttgaaaggtaaacgagaggcagctgcaagtaataaggcagctgcaaccgtttatctcgatatcatgcgggattacatataggggccagggtaacgctgatcttctccttcgtttgggttaacgttaggagagaaggactgagagaggagctctcagagtatttgtgaagagtgttgtacgtgctgtgtgttattttctgtctgtctttgtcgcactaatagacagttaacgcacatctctggagctgtcgaaaggagagcactatccgcagcaccactgcactgagcacctgcacgtttttgatcacccaggactggtaaccgtaccgttgtttttgttcgggactgtgcccttgttttcattatccccgtgctttacacattgttgtgtattgccggggatttattatttttgacggtcgccagacctggaaaagatcaataaagcacttattcactgaatcactgttgtctgttcatcactcctgcaccgcatcaccgcgacatctgttccccttaccaaccactttgccacacaatgTTATGGTCGATCAAcgatcttaatatttgtggatgagaacaccgttttatgtttgtgtgtaaaagcaagcagctaaaataaatgatcaacattttaatgtaaagacacatacttctgtagctatgtatatcgttgcatgtaaaataaacaatggtggctgaATTGCCAAGTCGCCAGCATTATTGATCATTAAAGGACCACCTTTAATCGCAAGTGTGAATGTGGTCTTAGACATTGGTTTTGGCAGACTATAAAGGTTAATAACTGTCCTTGTTTTTAATGCATGCAAAGCTAGGAGCTTGCTGTAGTTTTTGGTCTTGGCATTGGTCAGTAACCCAGAAAATCAATAATACTACTTACACCCCCATTAGTCTGGTTATTTTACATTGCACTGTATATGCAGTTCAAATTATATATGATGTAAATATCAAATAATTTGAAATAACAGGTAATACAATATGGCAACACTGTACAGTACtaaataacaattgttttatGATACTTACTGCATAAACGCATCATCCTTCACTTTATAGACATCTCCTCCTATTAaatccatatgatatttataaagtgGAGAAAATATTCTTAACAAATATTgctaaaaggaagaaaaaaaaacaattatttaaaaaatgctaaacGTTGTTTAATTTGATGGACATGTGaactatatttagtttttaaatacctTGAATAATCCATACAAATGAGTGTTTGACAGAAAGTTCAGATGCAAATCTATGATGTCTAGCGCTGTACTCCATACTATAAATTCTGTCTCCTTGGAGAGATATTTAGTTGTGCTTAGAGCAGTTTCAACATCTAAATACCCAGACCTAAATTGAAATGGAAAACAGGTATTAAAACAGGCatgtttaaacattaatttatcaAATACAATCTATAAATATCTACTATTGATTTCAAACAAGGAGACACTAGTGTTTTAAGAGGGGGCACAAATAGTAAAACACAGTAGACAATCGAATAAAATGAGACAGAAAATGGGATTTATGATGAACTGGACTATCAAGCTGGTCAGAAAGGATGACGTTTACTGTATTGGTCACTTTCAGGAAAAATCTTCTATTTCACCCCCTCTATATGGGATAACAAAAAACAGTAGATCTGTATTATTACCACCACTTTGTAGGTTACATATTTTTCCAAAATGAAAGGCACAAACATTATGGTGaatgtttaattgattttttaaatttatttttgtagcagTTACTGATGAAAAATAATAGCGTGCTTCGCTCACTTATTTGAAAGCTGCACTCAATTCATTTTTCAAGTGGTCACATAAAGGAAAGCacagacactgaaaacacatgATTACAGAAAAGCTGCAATTACAATGTTACTCTCAAGAACAGAACTGTTATCCCCTTTTATATTTGGTTCTGCTTCTAAGTAACAAATCATTGCTTTTcctatgaaatgtgtttttattaaggtCTGGATGTGGAGGTGCAGCACTGAATATCAAAGGAAAGCTTGgcaatttttttctttactgattCCTACAAGAAAAATACTATTAATAAAAAAGCACATACATGTTTACCAGGAAAATATGTAGTGTTGATGGTGAGCTATATTTTTGCTGGCTATATTTGGTCATTTAAAATCAGCATACTTTTTCAAAATATACATCACAATATGCTGTAATCTACTGCACAATAAAAGATCGCCTCAGTGAAAGGTAATCTAATTGAATACTCACAATGCTAATTTAAAGGCATCATCAATTATCTGTGCTCTGTTTTTCACTGGTATTACCTGTGAGAGATAAGGAAAGAGAGTTAGCCAAAGACAAAACAGCAACTATAAAGCCAACAGAAGTTTACAATAAAGAGTTAGcaggctatttttttaatttttttttttctttctttttctgaaaTCCATTTAACCCTGCCCTTGTTTTACCACAACATGTAAAAAAGTGCTGTGCCAATGGATGTCATTTTATGGTACTTAAGGgtgggctatgctaatattttataataatattatattacacaAACATTCAAATGTTACTGACCTCACAATGGCCACACCATGGTTTACAGCAGATGTATTTAAGCATTacactttttcatattttttctcTCCGAGAATGGTTACTATAttgtacatgttattatttaaCAAAGGCATTCCTTAAGGTGACCccaaaatgtatgtaaatgtggTGTGCTAAAGCTGTGTCAACTCTAATAACTCCAATAAAAATTTCTAGTTTTATCTACTctctgtactctctctctctctctctctctctctctctctctctctctctctctctctctctctctctctatatatatatatatatatatatatatatatattagttttatgaaaaatgccatttttaaagAAAGTCTGTCACAAATACATGCtaagtaatatttattaaaataccttCTTACATTATCGCTTCTCTAACTCTGCTTTAATAGTgagatttcagtgtttttatcAGCAGTGTCGTCTGGATGTGTGTTGCACATGTTGTaaataacgtatttttaaacaTAGCCAAGAACATGTCACTTCCTTTCTTCTCCTTTGCAAGGGTGAAACTTCATCTCTATTTTCCATCTTGTACTATTTAGACCTTTCCATACTTTTGTGTGCATTTGGCAACAGTGAAAATCATTAAACTGTTTGAACTGTTATGGACCCATCACTGGAATGTCTTCATGTAtggtgcaataataataataataataataataataataataatactgggaGGGGCTTGTGCAGacttattttaagttttatgaCCAATTCAGTTAAAGCTTAAATGCAAATGTACTTTTTTGTACTTAGGATTCTGGTTATATTGTTGTAATCACTTAATAATGACAGTAATGGACAGAGTAGCCAATCAGCTGGAGAAATGTAGTGTTGACAATCGCAGTCTAGTTTGTAGGCTGaagcaaaatgttttataaaacataaaaacaaaaatacaaactattcGTGAAATAAAAAGTGCATATTCCCTTTAAGGAAGTCATTTGCAGGTATTATGCAGATTATTTGCAATTGATTTAATAATCTGAattagaacacatttatttaacacatgTATTAAACAGCTTATTTTTGACCTGCTTTCTTTCCATAGAAACACATAGCCCTAAAACTTACATTTGGGTCTTTCATTAGTTGGTGCAGCACTCTCTCCCAATTTGAATGGTCATAGTTCACTCTGTAATACCCTGAAACATTCACATTCAACAGGATCCAGTCCTGGTCTGAGGTAGCCTTCATCTCTGGGAATAGACCTAAAAtaacaacatatatttaaatacagagcaTTCCTCTtcataaactacatattccaatCCAGATTGCAAAGTAGTAATACTAAATTCATCtttttaaattcaatgacaaacattttgaccatACATCTTTCTCAGTGACTTCagattataaatatgttttagaaaCATGTTTCAACTTACTGTTATTTCCTTCAAGCCACTTCATTGGTTGCACAAATCCATTCTTTATCCAATTTACAGGAACAAACCAActacaaataatataaaatgaaaatcttATGATTTATGCggtgtgctgttttaaaatgttacaccaCTTTAATGCTGCTTGTAGTTTTTGAAGTGCATTAAGACATTACTCATTTGAAAGGCTCTATAAGAATATTTGTTTCGCTCTTTTTCCAAAAATTAAAATCGAACATGACATCATTCCCAAACAAACACTGCAAAGGTTTTTCTTTTGCCAATAAAAGCAAACAGCAATCCAGATGTCAGAAAGCTTTGATGAAAGTACAAGTTGAAGGAGATTAACTGCACTGAAGCATGATCTCTAAGTCAAAGACTACAGACCCTTTTGACTGGAGGAGGAGCAGTGAGGGTTGAGTCAATACAGCCCTTGACTCCATTTAATACAGCTTCGGACAAGTAGCACAAAGTCTAAAAATTGAAATGAAGTGAATCGAAATACTGTTGGGCTCCACTATACTTTTGCGTGTCATATGAGGACATGCTTGCTCTTTGGTTATAAATACTGTGCCTGTTTACACTAAAACAAAGttagattaaaaaagaaagagtACACATACCTGCCATGTGAGGTTTGATTATCTGGTTTTGTTAAGAAACACTTTTCCTGAGTAATTGTACCCGAAGATGTATTCAGTGTAATAAGAGGATATCCAATTTGTAATGTCCAGGAGTCCATTATATCTTTTACAGGGGCTGGCAACTGGACTTCACTCTGACTGTCTACagcctttttaaaacacaaaaaagacctTTATTACACTGGGATTTTGAATAACTTTAATATAGTAATTATCATTTTACAGGGGAATAGTTTACTTTGAACagagattaaaatgttttagattttGGTGTTAATTGTATTTGACATTAGCACTATAACAACAGAattatgggccctattcacaaagctttaaggaCTTTTGGGGCTATTTTTAACGTTCTATTACGTTTGTTAATGTTCTATTACGTCAATgagaatgaaaataaacaaatgaatccCCCTTACAATTGAAAAGGATTTAATGAACTGCAAACTCTTTAAGAATGAAagtgagctttaaaaaaaaaaaaacacacactacacgTGCAATGACACTGTTATTACAATAAGCAATTCTTAGcttgaaaacataatttttttaattacacatgcAAACAAACAGTAGCCTCTCTATGTGTGTTGTTAACTACATGTGCCATTACAATGTTATGAATCCACTAATTTCCAGCCATTTGAATTACAATCTAAAATGCAAAGCCCATTTGTGGATTGTCTGTCCTGTAGTGTTCAGCACGACTGCATTTGAAACCTAAAAAATAATCGACACAGTAACCTACTTTTTGCCAGTGATTCCACAGGTTATCCTGCTCAACGGTCATGTAGGAGAACTTCTGAAGATAGGACTGTAAAGAAACAAGCGTTACTACagtttattatgtttaaaaaaatgttataaaatatagcttttttttattatgcctTGTTAATCTATATATGGAAAGCCTGCTAACTAAAGGAAAGACCTTTTTAAACTCACGCTGAGACCTTTTTGGAACACTTTCTTAGTCAGGAAACTGGCAGCCATTCTCACAATGGAAGCCCCCTAAGGATTACAAAAATGAGAACATCTgaattattaatgaaaaaaagggtaaaataaaGGGTAAAAAAGCCATCAACATACTTTTCATGTGCCACAATGAGTCACTCATTTGACCTTTTAATATGTACTGCTTCAAATGCTCATGCTGTTCAGAGAAAGTCAGTGGGCACTTGTTATCAGCTCTTTGaaacaaatgtaacattttaaatcataggGTTGTAAAGTAGATTCATAAGTACATTATATCCAGATAGCTTACTGTAAGTCTTGTGTTTAGGTTCAATAAAAACtaagcagtattattattattattattattattattattattattatttattttttaagtattgttgCCATCAAAAACTGTGTTAAAATATCTCCACAATATAGTAACAACTTGACtggtctttaaaatcttaaaaagagttAACATTGTTAACTCTGGCCAGTACTTTAGGCACAGCACAGaaacaggaccagaggacacagttggaaattaagtagagAAAGACTCCACagaggagacacttcttcacatagGGTGTGGAATTGGTCAAATAGCCAATGTTGCATCTTAATGATCCTTTAAGAACTTGAAAATAAACCTGATACTACGAACTGGACAAGAACAATGAATAAGAATCAAGTGGGGATGGTGGGGATCTGGATGCATGAGTGGAAATCTAAGCTAACCATTACTGTAATGCATTGGGCAGTCTTCCcagtaacatttcttttttggtttgtaaATGATTTAGTTGAGACATTCCATACCCCCGATTCACTGCAATGTAGAACGATTTTGCAGCAGATACTATACCTTATTGTAAGTCACCAAATCAAACATAGGAAGTATTTGATGAGATCTTATTTCTTCTTCTTGTACAGTAAGAGGCCGAGACATCAGAAATGAATCGGTTGAAAACATCTCCTGCATGTTTGCGAAAGCATGTAGTTCATTCTTGAAAagcaattacaataaaaaataagaataacccacagttttataatgaaatggttttataataatgttgcctcaataatattaataacttaCCAACTTCATTTGAGGTTCCACATAATGAGGGACTAAGTACTCAACAAATGTTGCCAAACCCTCATTTAGCCACAAATGATTCCACCAGTTCATAGTCACCAGATTTCCAAACCACTATAAAGTAAATACAcaacacatgtttaaatatatataataataaatactgtatatacaaactcataaaaaatgtgttgcagtTTTGTTGGATTCCTAGTCCCTGCAGAACTGTAAGACAATGAGAAAAACATAGTGAATAGAAAGAGTGTAAAGGCATTTCCTTACAGTTGTTCCCAAACATAAAGATGTTTACCTCTGTTGGTGTCAGAACAAGGATTGTTACTCTAAACTTGTAGAATATGTGGCATACACTATATGAGAATGCTAACCACTAATTGTATTTAAGTTCCATCAGTACCTATACCCTGTTGATATCCCGGGTTCCTTGTGCTGATATTTTCCAACTAATTACCGAATTACCTTTAAGAAGGAAACTGAGATATGCATTTCTTTTGAGTTTAATCACAGATAACACCTTGCCCAGGGCTACGTCCCACAATCCAATGTAGAGATTATGCATTTCTAAGGAAATtaaggaaactgaaaaaaaaaaaagatttcatatcAAAAGGCTAAAAGAAACGTTAGACATAATTGCTTATAAAATACAACTgagttttagttagtttgatcacgacaggttatacattaaataacactgtcagGTTGTTATTGATTGATACTCAGTAATTGTGCAAACAAGggaaacaattaacacattttattccatttaattaatacttaacaacttcaaatttcttaaaggtaattatttaaaaaaatacgaGTTTCGACACACCCCTACTAGAGACGATTTCATTGTGTACAATATACTTCATGATAAGATGATACAAATGATGATGTAGTAAGTTGAAAGACGTTGCTATAACCTGCCTGATGTCCAAGCTCATGTGCAATAACAGTGCAAATGACTGCTCTTTGATCCAGAGAATCTTTCATTTGGTTATGTAGCAGAGAATCCTCCCTGTAAATCATGAGTCCCCAGTTTTCCATTGCATTGGCAGTAAAATCAGGCAGGGCAACAAGATCTAAAATACACAGAATCGATGTAATGGTCAAAGTGAGTAATTGCCAGAGAATAAGCAATTTTGCATTGTTCCCAAGCATCATCAAAATATACATAGattgattatattttttatacatactATTACAGCTGAACACCATAGTAGGGACCTAGCAactatgtaaaaaacaaaatcgaACAATTCATATCTTCAAATTGAATTATAGGGTTTagaaaagtcatctttatgattgcaatatacacaaataaaatacagtaccatTGATAAGCTTTTAATGTCTACATTCAATACAGTatggaatgtgtttatttaaaaaattgactTACCTGTTTTTGACAGTGGGTAACTCACATTAAAGAAATTTTCCAAATGTGTTAGGATTGGCCCTGTGACATTTAAAGCATAATCAGCCTCGCCATTCTGAATAGAGCTTTTACGGGCCCAAACACGTATCTGTGAGGAAAAATGGTAAATAACACATCTGTCTGTTAAAAAGACTCCTGGGCCACTGGTCAGTCATTTTTGGTCAGCCAGGAGACCATATTGGATGCATAACCAAAAAGGTCTAAGGCACATAACCAAAATCTCCAAGGTAGTTTGTTGTAAATGCAACAGCTATTCTCTAAAATATGGAACCTGATTGATGACTTTACTAAGTACTGTAAAGCTATGGTTACATCACaaacttgtatttaatttagGCTGCAATTCACTTGGTGGCAAAATCAGTTTTTGTCATGTACCCAGTGGTTAAAAGACTATACCCAACTTCCTATACCATAGAACAGACAAAATGCCAGCCATTAGATGCCTACTCAAGTTTAAGTATTaagaaaatatatagttttaagtTTTATATTCTTTTAGAAGTCATATAGGCCTGTAAGTTATTATGTCATGTGTATGCTGTCTCTTATTGTTATAGAGGTCATCATATGCACTTCGGGCAAGAGGAGCATGAAGCAAAGCTAAGCTGCTCAAAACTGAACTCAATAACAGAAATTCCAGTGCTGCTTTCTTTGTGGTGTTTTTGGCTccaaaatacataatttttttgaAGATATAAGTACTGTGGTGCATATActtggtgtttatatatatatattctactggGAATAGTATGAAGGTCAGTGTTTTTGATATTGTTGCATAAATGCAGTTTAGCACACAATAAAGGCTGTGTCAAACAACATTctttcacattatatatattcaATACTTCTGGGGAACACAAGGAAGGTCATTTTTGTGCTTCTGAATATATTTAAAGCTATGTTTGCTTAAAGTATTGTCCTAATGTTTGTTTGCCAGTATTGATATTTGCTCTACAGAAAAACATCCTGCAAATTATATGTGTTAATATGCAGTATATTTACCTGCAAAGCACCTAATTAGACCTTCCATTGCAGATTTACTTTCAtgcataaaatataatattttcatgaTATCAGGGCGGAAACAAGTACTGCTGCACAGTAAATTCAATCTTAACAGGGTGAATGTTTACCTCGTTACTTCCTTCAAACTTGCTAACATAATCAAATTCACAAACTACAAAAGCTGTTATATAAGTGGACATCTTTGGTGTCGTACTAAATGTTGTGACATTCCATTTATGTCCATTCTCATCTTCTCTTATTGTtacatctgaaacaaaacaataaataattaaaacataataatttacTAAAACTGGCAAACAATGGAGgacacaacacaaacagatacatttaaaacaaatacaataatgaaaacatgatataatttttttttagagtttttgccactgaccaacac
The sequence above is a segment of the Polyodon spathula isolate WHYD16114869_AA chromosome 2, ASM1765450v1, whole genome shotgun sequence genome. Coding sequences within it:
- the LOC121302740 gene encoding aminopeptidase Q-like — protein: MGPKCKTGFYVSKTAGVLVTMLFAALLISFTVLVALYALSKMEHSNATILEEPTQVPLPFSSTFAVTTQKPSRPGIWDHYRLPQTLVPMNYQLELWPRLDPDQDGTYRFTGEANITFQCKGETDIILLHISHLNVTVVQLEIVSGGTEVPLVLDVWKADVNAYMVIELNTTLKKDSVYVLRSIFTGAIREKMHMYGLFIIHYTEEGRNMSVVSSQMEPTYARSVFPCFDEPAMKATFDVRIVHLYNYVALSNMPAVDVTIREDENGHKWNVTTFSTTPKMSTYITAFVVCEFDYVSKFEGSNEIRVWARKSSIQNGEADYALNVTGPILTHLENFFNVSYPLSKTDLVALPDFTANAMENWGLMIYREDSLLHNQMKDSLDQRAVICTVIAHELGHQWFGNLVTMNWWNHLWLNEGLATFVEYLVPHYVEPQMKLNELHAFANMQEMFSTDSFLMSRPLTVQEEEIRSHQILPMFDLVTYNKGASIVRMAASFLTKKVFQKGLSSYLQKFSYMTVEQDNLWNHWQKAVDSQSEVQLPAPVKDIMDSWTLQIGYPLITLNTSSGTITQEKCFLTKPDNQTSHGSWFVPVNWIKNGFVQPMKWLEGNNSLFPEMKATSDQDWILLNVNVSGYYRVNYDHSNWERVLHQLMKDPNVIPVKNRAQIIDDAFKLALSGYLDVETALSTTKYLSKETEFIVWSTALDIIDLHLNFLSNTHLYGLFKQYLLRIFSPLYKYHMDLIGGDVYKVKDDAFMQLSVHRSVKTACWLGLKECLQLAASLYARWMSNSTENKIPSYLRYDIYCYGIASGGVKEWEFAWEMFQSQNGTGQDQHLLFALSCSREPWLLNRYLQYSLDSSLVQRRYTGSLLSYVIENDIGQSLAWEFIQENWKHFQTEHGSQFTHVLGDLAERFSSEFQLDQLVKFITSTMDEYQQDEAIEHIEEMKKSRNAFKTKYYSRIYNWLKENLRNTG